CCCGAACTGGTCCGGGCCCGCGAACTGAAACTCAACATCTACTCCTTCCCGGAATATATCTACCAGGAAAGTAAAAATAAAACACGGGTAGCCGTTGGCGGTAGTCATGGTAAAACCACCACCACGGCCATGATCATGCATGTATTGCAATACAACCAACGCCGGTTTGATTACCTCGTAGGCGCCAAACTGGAAGGTTTTAACCAGTCCGTGAACGTGACTGACGCGCCGCTCATCGTCTGCGAAGCCGATGAATACCCGGCTTCCGTGATCGAGAAAAGGCCCAAGTTCCTTTTCCTCCACCCGCAGATCGCTGTATTGACCGGCATTGCGTGGGACCATATCAACGTATTTCCCACTTACGATATTTATAAAGAACAGTTTGCCCTTTTTATCCGGCAGATGGAACCCGGCAGCGCACTGATCTACAATAGTTCAGATACGGAGCTCAACAGCCTGGTGGCCGCCGAGGGCCGTCACCTGAAACTGGTGCCCTACACCACCCCTATCCATATGATCCGGGACGGCGTTACCCGCGTGTTCTTTGACGAAGGGTTTGCCGACCTCGCTGTATTCGGAGAACACAACCTGCTTAACATGCACGCCGCCAAACTGGTGTGCAACGAGCTGGGGCTCTCTGATGAGGAATTCCTGGCCGCCATCGCCTCTTTCAAAGGCGCCGCCAAAAGGCTGGAGCTGGTGGCCAAAAGTGAGGACAGTGTTATCTACCGCGACTTTGCCCATGCCCCTTCCAAAGTGAAAGCCACCATGGAAGCCACCCGGCAACAGTTTCCCAACCGCCGGCTTATCGCCGTGCTGGAGTTGCATACCTATAGCAGCCTGAATGCCAGCTTCCTGTCTCAATACGAAGGCGCCATGGACCCTGCTGATGTGGCTGCCGTATACTACAGCAAACATGCGCTGGAAATCAAACGCATGCCAGACCTGGAACCCGCGCTGGTACGCGAAAAGTTCGGACGCAGCGACCTCCATGTGTTCAGCGACCGCGCACAACTGGAAGCCTTCCTCCAGGCACAGGACTATCACCAGGCCAATCTCCTGTTGATGAGCTCCGGCACCTACGACGGTCTGGATTTCCCGTCATTAAAGCAGCTGCTACACAAATAATACGCTACCTTTGCGCAAATCAAAAAATCTCTAAATATCTAAATTTCAAAATATAATGCCTTCTTTGCTCCTCAAAAGGCCATTGGCCGTAATTGATCTGGAAACGACGGGTACGAACGTGGCCACAGACCGTATCATTGAAATCGCTATTATCAAAGTATTTCCTGATAAAACCACCCAGTCAAAAGTAAAACGCATCAACCCCGGAATGCCTATCCCGGCCGGATCTACCGCCATCCATGGTATTAAGGACGAAGACGTGAAAGACGCCCCTACCTTCAAACAGGCGGCCAACGAACTGAAGATGTTCCTCGAAAACTGTGACCTGGCAGGCTATAACAGCAACCGCTTCGATATCCCCCTGCTGGTGGAAGAATTCCTCCGCACCGGTATGGAGTTTGACGTGTCTAAACGCCGCTTTGTGGACGTACAGCGTATTTTCCACCTCATGGAAAAAAGAACGCTGGCCGCCGCCTATAAATTCTACTGTGACAAACAGCTGGAGAATGCACACAGCGCCGAAGCAGACGCGCTGGCCACTTACGAGATACTGGAAGCCCAGCTCGGCCGTTACGAAAACCTGCAACAGGACATCGACGGACTGGCAGACTTCACCAAAGAGGAAGAATATATCGACTTCGCCCGCCGTATTGTGATGCAGGGAGGACAGGAAGTATTCAACTTCGGCAAATACAAAGGACGCCCTGTAAAAGAGGTGCTGAAGGCTGAGCCTCAATACTATGACTGGATGATGAAAGCTGATTTTCCGCTCAATACCAAGCAGAAACTGTCAGAAATCTATCACAATATGATGTTAAAAAAACTGTAATATTTTTCAGGAACAAGGTATCTTGCGTCGTAATTGAATTATTTTCGCAGTACA
The Chitinophaga varians genome window above contains:
- a CDS encoding 3'-5' exonuclease, producing the protein MPSLLLKRPLAVIDLETTGTNVATDRIIEIAIIKVFPDKTTQSKVKRINPGMPIPAGSTAIHGIKDEDVKDAPTFKQAANELKMFLENCDLAGYNSNRFDIPLLVEEFLRTGMEFDVSKRRFVDVQRIFHLMEKRTLAAAYKFYCDKQLENAHSAEADALATYEILEAQLGRYENLQQDIDGLADFTKEEEYIDFARRIVMQGGQEVFNFGKYKGRPVKEVLKAEPQYYDWMMKADFPLNTKQKLSEIYHNMMLKKL
- a CDS encoding UDP-N-acetylmuramate--L-alanine ligase, whose product is MKVHFIAIGGSVMHQLAIALKQKGYEVTGSDDEIFEPALSNLRQAGILPDSIGWDPARVTPGIDAVILGMHAREDNPELVRARELKLNIYSFPEYIYQESKNKTRVAVGGSHGKTTTTAMIMHVLQYNQRRFDYLVGAKLEGFNQSVNVTDAPLIVCEADEYPASVIEKRPKFLFLHPQIAVLTGIAWDHINVFPTYDIYKEQFALFIRQMEPGSALIYNSSDTELNSLVAAEGRHLKLVPYTTPIHMIRDGVTRVFFDEGFADLAVFGEHNLLNMHAAKLVCNELGLSDEEFLAAIASFKGAAKRLELVAKSEDSVIYRDFAHAPSKVKATMEATRQQFPNRRLIAVLELHTYSSLNASFLSQYEGAMDPADVAAVYYSKHALEIKRMPDLEPALVREKFGRSDLHVFSDRAQLEAFLQAQDYHQANLLLMSSGTYDGLDFPSLKQLLHK